Part of the uncultured Desulfobacter sp. genome, TTCCATGAGGGCTGCCAGACGCTTTCGGGCATCTTTGGTGAGCCGGGATTCATCTGAAATAAACAGATATGCATAAGCTTGGTCGTCCCCCCGGCCGATGCGACCGCGCAGCTGGTAGATCTGGGAGAGGCCGAACCGCTCGGCCTTGTCGATGATCATGGTGTTGGCACTGGGGATATCCAAGCCTGATTCAATGATGGTGGTGCAGACCAGCACGTTTATTTGCTGGTGGATAAACTGCTCCATCACCTTTTCTAGTTCGGTTTCGGATAATCTGCCGTGGGCCACGCCGACCTTTGCATCGGGCACAAGTTTTTGGATGTTTTCAGCGGTTTTGAATATGGTTTTTATATTGTTGTGAACAAAAAAGACCTGGCCTTTTCGATCCAGTTCCTTGGTCACCGCTTCCGTGACCACGGCATCTTCATATTTGGTGATGTATGAAATGATGGGCTGCCGGTCTGCGGGCGGCGTTGTAATCACAGAAATATCACGCATACCGGTCAAAGACATGTGCAGTGTTCTGGGAATGGGGGTGGCAGACAACGCCAGGACATCCACCGACGCCCGTTTCTCTTTTAACTTTTCCTTGTGCTTGACCCCGAACCGCTGCTCCTCGTCAATGATCAACAGCCCCAGGGATTTGAACACCACATCCTTTTGCAGCAGCCTGTGGGTGCCGATGACAATATCCACCGATCCTGCAGCGGTTCTTTTTAAAATATCGGTCTGTTCTTTTCTTGTGCGGAAACGCGACAGACACTCGGTAATCACCGGATAATCCTTGAAACGCTCCCGGAACGTATTCAGATGCTGCTCGGCCAAAATGGTGGTGGGCACGACCAGGGCCACCTGTTTGCCGTCGTTCACCGCCTTGAAGGCCGCCCGGATGGCCACCTCGGTTTTACCATACCCCACATCCCCGCACACCAGCCGGTCCATGGGGGTGTCCTTTTCCATATCCAGGTGGACATCGTCTATGGCACGCAGCTGATCTTTTGTCTCCTCGTAGGGAAAACCCGCTTCAAAATCATTGTAGTAGTTATCCGGACGGCTGAATGAAAAACCTTTGGCCACCCTGCGCCGGGCATACAGATCCAGCAGGCCTGCGGCCATTTTTTCAACTTCGGCCTTGGCCTTGGCCTTGGAATTTGTCCAGGACTTGGAGCCTATTTTATCGAGAACCGGTGTGTAGCCGTCCACCCCGATGTACTTGCCGATGACCTCCATTCGGTCCACGGGCACATAGAGCTTGTCGTCGTCCTGGTACACCACCAGAATAAAATCCTGGGTCAGACCGGATACGGTGAGGCTGAACAATCCCTCATACCGACCGACCCCATGTTCCAGATGAACGACAAAATCACCGTTTTTAAGCTCTTCGGGGGCAATGAACTGGGCCTTTAAATCCCGTTTTGACGAAACCCTGCGCCGGATGCGCTTTCTGCCGAAAATTTCATCTTCGGTCACGATGCAAAAATTTTCCAGGTCCGGAATAAAGCCGTGGCTCAAGGTGCCAACCGTAAAATATAAGCCGGGATCCATGTCGGCAAGGCCACTGAAATCCCTGCAAAATTTTGGTTCAATGCCGTAGGGCGCAAGCAGTGAATTCAACCGCTTTGCCTGGGCATCCTGGCTGAGCACAAACAAAATGTGCTGTACATCCCGCTGTTGTTGCCCGATCCATTCCACCAAAGGGGTTAAAGGGGTGTCATCTTTGGTTCTGTTGCGCAGGGATTCGGACAGGGCCCGGTTGTCCGAACAATTGGGAGAAATGACATTGGCATGGAGCTTATCTTCTTCGAGCACCAACGCTTTAAAACAAAGGGTTTTTCGATCAAAAATGTCTTCCTGGGCATCCTGCCATTCCCGGCAAACGGATTCCGGCGGCAGGCTTAACTGTTTTTTTTCAGCCAGGGTGTTGAAATGATGTCTTAACCCCCCATGGAAATCCCCAGCCCTGTCGGGCAGCACATCGGCGTCATCCAAAATAAAAAATGTGTTTTGGGGCAGATAGTCGAACAAGGTTGCCAAAGCATCATACACAATGGGCAGCATGGACTCGATGCCGTCAAACCGTCCTTTGTCCCGGATCTGATTGACGTAATCCCGAATTTTGTCCGCTGCAAGTCCGGCCTGGGTGCCGGCCTTTCGCAGACGGGCCTGGACATGGGGCAGGCTTTGTTTTGTGATGACCGCCTCGGTGGCCGGCACAATAATGGTTTCAACAAGTTCCTTTGTGCCCCGCTGGGTATATGGAGAAAAATGGCGTATGGACTCCACAAGATCCCCGAAAAATTCCAGGCGTACCGGCTGCTTGAGTCCCGGGGAAAAGATGTCGACAATACCGCCCCGGACCGCATACTCACCAGGGTCCTCCACAAGGGTAGAGCGGGTATAGCCGCTTGCTTCAAGATTTTCCAGTAACCCGTCCCTGTCAATCTCCTCATTTACCATGACCAGCTCAGAGCTGTTTGTCATCACACCTTTGGGAATCAGGAAAGATAGAATCGGTTCCACATAGGTCACCACCAAAAACCGGTCACCCAAGGTCTCGCTGATGCTGAACAAGGCGGCAAGTCTTGAGGCCGAGGTATCTTTATGGAAGGATATGTTTTTAGAACCCGGATAATGGCTGCCCGGGAAAAAAATGATCCGCTCCCGGTCGGCCGACATAAAAAACACAAGGTCCGACATAAAGGCCCGGGCTTTCTTGGCATCGGGCATTACAACGACCAGAGGCTGGTTCAGCTGGGAAAACATTTGGGCGACCATCCATGCTTTGGGTGCATAGTTGTCGTCCATGGCAAGCATGGTGTGCTTGTTTTTTTTTAACGAATTTAAAACGGTATCAATCATTTAAAGCCCCTGGGCATTTTTAAAACAAAGTTGAGAATTTATCATTCAGGCACCAAGTGTGCAAGGAGGAAATCTTATTTTCTGGGATGACATTCATAATGCATGTGAATCAGGTAATCTCTTGAAATATGGGTGTAAATCTGGGTGCTTGAGATATCGGAATGACCGAGCATGGTCTGAACCGACCGCAGGTCCGCCCCGCCCTCGATCAGATGGGTGGCAAAGGAGTGGCGCAGGGTATGGGGAGAAATGGGCCGGGTAATACCGGCCATAACGGCGTATTTTTTTATGATTTTCCAAAATGACTGACGGGTCATGGGCTTTCCGGCCCTTGCAACAAACAAATAATCACTGGGCAGCTGCTTTAATGCCTGGGAACGGCCCTGTTCCAGCCAAATAGTCGCCGCCTCTTTGGCCTTTGACCCAAAGGGCACGATTCGCTCTTTGGCGCCCTTGCCCATCACCCTGACAAGGCCTGCTTCCAGATTTACATCCACCACCTTCAACATCACAAGTTCCGAAACCCTGAGCCCAGCCCCGTACATGATTTCCATCATGGCAAGATTTCTTTGGCCCTTGGGTGTTGTGACATCACAGGTGGCTAACAGTGCCTCCACATCAATGACAGAGAGTACACTCGGCAGATGCAGGCCTGTTTTGGGAATATCAATATCCTTTAAGGGATTAACGGATACCTGTTTCTCTGCTGTCAGATATTTATAAAACCCCCGGATGGAAATCAGGTGCCTGGCCCTGGATTTGGCTGACAGGCCCTGGCGGGTCAGATAAACCAACCATC contains:
- the mfd gene encoding transcription-repair coupling factor, whose product is MIDTVLNSLKKNKHTMLAMDDNYAPKAWMVAQMFSQLNQPLVVVMPDAKKARAFMSDLVFFMSADRERIIFFPGSHYPGSKNISFHKDTSASRLAALFSISETLGDRFLVVTYVEPILSFLIPKGVMTNSSELVMVNEEIDRDGLLENLEASGYTRSTLVEDPGEYAVRGGIVDIFSPGLKQPVRLEFFGDLVESIRHFSPYTQRGTKELVETIIVPATEAVITKQSLPHVQARLRKAGTQAGLAADKIRDYVNQIRDKGRFDGIESMLPIVYDALATLFDYLPQNTFFILDDADVLPDRAGDFHGGLRHHFNTLAEKKQLSLPPESVCREWQDAQEDIFDRKTLCFKALVLEEDKLHANVISPNCSDNRALSESLRNRTKDDTPLTPLVEWIGQQQRDVQHILFVLSQDAQAKRLNSLLAPYGIEPKFCRDFSGLADMDPGLYFTVGTLSHGFIPDLENFCIVTEDEIFGRKRIRRRVSSKRDLKAQFIAPEELKNGDFVVHLEHGVGRYEGLFSLTVSGLTQDFILVVYQDDDKLYVPVDRMEVIGKYIGVDGYTPVLDKIGSKSWTNSKAKAKAEVEKMAAGLLDLYARRRVAKGFSFSRPDNYYNDFEAGFPYEETKDQLRAIDDVHLDMEKDTPMDRLVCGDVGYGKTEVAIRAAFKAVNDGKQVALVVPTTILAEQHLNTFRERFKDYPVITECLSRFRTRKEQTDILKRTAAGSVDIVIGTHRLLQKDVVFKSLGLLIIDEEQRFGVKHKEKLKEKRASVDVLALSATPIPRTLHMSLTGMRDISVITTPPADRQPIISYITKYEDAVVTEAVTKELDRKGQVFFVHNNIKTIFKTAENIQKLVPDAKVGVAHGRLSETELEKVMEQFIHQQINVLVCTTIIESGLDIPSANTMIIDKAERFGLSQIYQLRGRIGRGDDQAYAYLFISDESRLTKDARKRLAALMEHRDLGSGFQIAMKDLQIRGAGTALGASQSGHIAAVGYDMFLKLLDNAVKDMKGEHVAEPLEPEINASMSSGFPDDYIESVEQRLTIYRRLSRLSRVSDISDMKKELVDRYGKLPKPAENMLLKIMLRIFAIKAGVKRLDVTPDVLVLEFSPDHMTRTLTDIESILKKTTDAKFVKKTSVRIQLGRKRNNISRALLETKNILSSIF
- the xerD gene encoding site-specific tyrosine recombinase XerD, whose product is MHELVDTYMDHLTVEKGLAANSITAYGTDLASYVNYLADNGIEDFGSADTTAVIGWLVYLTRQGLSAKSRARHLISIRGFYKYLTAEKQVSVNPLKDIDIPKTGLHLPSVLSVIDVEALLATCDVTTPKGQRNLAMMEIMYGAGLRVSELVMLKVVDVNLEAGLVRVMGKGAKERIVPFGSKAKEAATIWLEQGRSQALKQLPSDYLFVARAGKPMTRQSFWKIIKKYAVMAGITRPISPHTLRHSFATHLIEGGADLRSVQTMLGHSDISSTQIYTHISRDYLIHMHYECHPRK